The nucleotide sequence TACTTACAATGATATCAAACCGATTTACTTCTCCCAAACTGTTAGGATTAAGTATATCTGCCTGAATAAAAGAAACGTGTGCGTTGTTTTCAGAAGCATTACTTTTTGCTGTTTTTAGTGCTTTTTCGCAGATGTCTATAGCATAAACATTTGCACCTGAGAGGTTTTTTGCAAGAGAAACAGCAATGCAACCACTTCCGGTTCCGATATCTAACACCAGCAAACCCTCCATTTGTTCGGTTTCAGAGATAATTAAATTTACCAGCTCCTCTGTTTCCGGACGAGGAATAAGAACATATTCTGTCAAATTAATCTTTAAATCGAAAAAAAAAGTGAATCCGACAATATATTGCAAGGGCTCAAATTTTTTTAAACGATTGATTATATTTTGCAACTTGCTTTCTCCTTCATCAGAAAAAATATAGCCCCTGTTTAACAACATATCAACAGAAGATAAACAGAAAACATCTTCGAGGATGATTCGGGTAAAACTTATAAGTTCATTTTTCGGGTAATAATCACATAATTCCTTTTGAATATATATCTTTGCTTCTGTTATTGTCATGATATAAAAAAGCAAAGATAAAAAAATGCAGATAAATCAAGATGAAATATTTATGCAACGATGCTTGCAATTGGCAAAAAAAGGATTTGGCAATACTTATCCCAATCCCATGGTTGGCTCTGTGATTGTTTATAACGGACAACTAATAGGAGAGGGTTATCATAAAAAGTGCGGAGAAAGCCATGCTGAGGTAAATGCAATAAATTCTGTTAAGAACAAAGAGCTGCTGAAAAGCTCAACACTTTATGTTAATTTAGAGCCGTGTGCACACAAAGGAAGAACTCCTGCATGTTCTCGGCTAATTACAGAAAAAAAAATCCCGAAAGTTGTAATCGGTTGTACAGACAGTTTTGAAATGGTTTCCGGAAAAGGAGTCGAAATGTTAAAAAAAGCAGGAGTTGATGTTTCTGTCGGAATCCTTGAAAAAGAGGCGAGAGAACTTAATTCTCGGTTTTTTACATATCATGAGAAAAAAAGACCCTATATCATTTTAAAGTGGGCAAAAACGGTTGACGGATTTATTGATTTTGAAAGAAAGGCTGAAACTCCGATTCAACCAAACTGGATAACGGATGAATTTGCTCGAATAAAAGTTCACAAATGGAGGGCAGAAGAGCAAGCAATTATGGTTGCCACAAATACTGCCGAAAAAGACAACCCAAAACTAAATGTTCGAGATTG is from Bacteroidales bacterium and encodes:
- the prmC gene encoding peptide chain release factor N(5)-glutamine methyltransferase, which translates into the protein MTITEAKIYIQKELCDYYPKNELISFTRIILEDVFCLSSVDMLLNRGYIFSDEGESKLQNIINRLKKFEPLQYIVGFTFFFDLKINLTEYVLIPRPETEELVNLIISETEQMEGLLVLDIGTGSGCIAVSLAKNLSGANVYAIDICEKALKTAKSNASENNAHVSFIQADILNPNSLGEVNRFDIIVSNPPYVLNSEKAHMGKNVLNYEPGSALFVENNNPLVFYKAIVKFAKQNLRSSGRLYFEINEQFGGKIKNMLEKSGFKSIKIFKDIKGKNRMVRCNL
- the ribD gene encoding bifunctional diaminohydroxyphosphoribosylaminopyrimidine deaminase/5-amino-6-(5-phosphoribosylamino)uracil reductase RibD, with translation MQINQDEIFMQRCLQLAKKGFGNTYPNPMVGSVIVYNGQLIGEGYHKKCGESHAEVNAINSVKNKELLKSSTLYVNLEPCAHKGRTPACSRLITEKKIPKVVIGCTDSFEMVSGKGVEMLKKAGVDVSVGILEKEARELNSRFFTYHEKKRPYIILKWAKTVDGFIDFERKAETPIQPNWITDEFARIKVHKWRAEEQAIMVATNTAEKDNPKLNVRDWSGNQPVRIVLDRTLRLKENLFLFDRTQKTIVFTEKTKKGTDNLSYVQISFDNNFYDNLFREMYNNSIQSLFVEGGAKFIQDLIDRSFWDEARVFIGNAKFFNGVKSPEIKNQPRNTENIGNSKLVLYKNCGV